From Toxorhynchites rutilus septentrionalis strain SRP chromosome 2, ASM2978413v1, whole genome shotgun sequence, a single genomic window includes:
- the LOC129768888 gene encoding 40S ribosomal protein S20, which translates to MAATGKDIEKPVAEVATVHRIRITLTSRNVRSLEKVCADLISGAKKQKLRVKGPVRMPTKILRITTRKTPCGEGSKTWDRFQMRLHKRIIDLHSPSEIVKQITSINIEPGVEVEVTIADP; encoded by the exons ATG GCCGCCACTGGAAAAGACATTGAAAAGCCCGTTGCCGAGGTTGCGACTGTGCATCGCATCCGTATTACATTGACCTCGCGCAATGTCCGAAGCTTGGAGAAGGTTTGCGCTGATCTCATCAGCGGAGCCAAGAAGCAGAAGCTGAGGGTGAAG GGCCCAGTGCGAATGCCAACCAAGATCCTTCGTATCACTACCCGTAAGACACCTTGCGGTGAGGGTTCCAAGACTTGGGATCGCTTCCAG ATGCGTCTGCACAAGCGTATCATCGATCTGCACTCACCATCCGAGATCGTGAAGCAGATCACTTCGATCAATATCGAACCCGGTGTAGAAGTTGAAGTTACCATCGCCGACCCTTAA